A window of the Falco rusticolus isolate bFalRus1 chromosome 1, bFalRus1.pri, whole genome shotgun sequence genome harbors these coding sequences:
- the FGL1 gene encoding fibrinogen-like protein 1, whose amino-acid sequence MKILVMIDFVLAASLMDVTGSSDVQNCFQEQIKLQGQVRLLEHRVEQQQLKITQLLEKKEIQYSDRGDENSVIDLEGKRQYSDCAEIYNDGHKQSGFYKMKPIQSPTEFLAFCDMSEGGGWTVFQRRSDGSQNFDRVWTDYEEGFGNFVLTNGEYWLGNKNLHYLTNQGNYTLRIDLTDFEGERRFAQYARFSVAGEEHSYEMNCGEYSGTAGDSLTGGFHPEVKWWADHRGMKFSTRDRDNDNYEGNCAEEEKAGWWFNRCHSANLNGLYYRGPYTAMTDNGIVWYTWHGWWYSLKSVVMKVRPADFEPNIV is encoded by the exons ATGAAGATTTTGGTAATGATTGATTTTGTCCTTGCAGCTAGCTTGATGGATGTCACTGGCAGCTCT GATGTACAGAACTGTTTTCAAGAGCAGATAAAACTTCAGGGCCAAGTCAGGCTTCTGGAACATCGTGTGGAACAGCAGCAGTTAAAAATTACACAGCTTTTAGAGAAGAAAGAGATTCAGTACAGTGACAGAGGAGATGAAAACAGTGTCATTgacttggaaggaaaaagacagtATTCAG ATTGTGCAGAAATCTACAATGACGGCCATAAGCAAAGTGGATTTTATAAGATGAAACCTATCCAGAGTCCTACTGAATTCCTTGCCTTCTGTGACATGTCTGAAGGGGGTGGTTGGACTGTTTTTCAGAGACGTTCTGATGGGAGCCAGAATTTTGATAG AGTCTGGACTGACTATGAAGAAGGCTttggaaattttgttttgacaaatgGTGAATATTGgcttggaaataaaaatcttcattatttgACTAATCAAG GGAACTATACTTTAAGAATAGATCTAACTGATTTTGAGGGAGAACGGCGTTTTGCACAATATGCAAGATTCAGCGTTGCAGGTGAAGAG cATTCTTATGAGATGAATTGTGGAGAATACTCTGGTACAGCTGGTGATTCTCTTACTGGTGGATTTCATCCTGAAGTAAAATGGTGGGCTGACCATCGAGGAATGAAATTCAGTACTAGAGACAGGGATAATGACAACTATGAAGGGAACTgtgctgaagaggaaaaggctgGCTGGTGGTTTAACAG GTGTCACTCTGCCAACTTGAACGGTTTGTACTATAGAGGCCCCTATACTGCAATGACGGACAATGGGATTGTTTGGTACACTTGGCACGGGTGGTGGTATTCTCTGAAATCCGTTGTCATGAAGGTCAGACCAGCAGATTTTGAACCTAATAttgtttaa